A single window of Acetohalobium arabaticum DSM 5501 DNA harbors:
- a CDS encoding L,D-transpeptidase family protein, producing the protein MNNINKKIVINLEQRYLELYQNSELLGHYPVAIGKASTPTPTGNFEVLLKRKNPGGALGSRWIQFTWQTHGIHGTNQPWLIGQAVSNGCVRMYNTDVKDIYKQVEVGTPIHIYNNLNSNPNPDYTIYKVQPGDTLYKIAQKFNTSVAELVKINQLKNPDLIHPGQKLKITQ; encoded by the coding sequence GTGAATAATATTAATAAGAAAATTGTAATCAATTTAGAACAGCGCTATCTAGAACTCTATCAAAATTCAGAGCTGCTTGGTCATTATCCAGTAGCAATTGGCAAAGCTTCAACACCTACTCCGACTGGTAATTTTGAAGTATTGCTTAAACGAAAAAATCCCGGTGGTGCATTAGGTTCACGTTGGATTCAATTCACCTGGCAGACTCATGGAATCCATGGCACTAATCAGCCCTGGCTTATCGGGCAAGCTGTCTCCAATGGCTGTGTTCGAATGTATAATACTGATGTAAAAGATATATATAAACAAGTAGAAGTAGGAACTCCTATTCATATCTATAACAATCTAAACTCCAATCCTAATCCAGATTATACTATCTATAAAGTCCAGCCGGGAGATACATTATATAAAATAGCACAAAAATTTAATACTTCTGTAGCAGAATTAGTAAAGATAAACCAGTTAAAAAATCCAGATTTAATCCATCCGGGACAGAAATTGAAGATCACGCAATAA
- a CDS encoding NTP transferase domain-containing protein: MEYNAVLLAGAESGDLMPEKSRIDYEAFIEINGKAMISYVLEALNNAEKVNQIIVVGPKSKEEFLTVKGADLIVDAKDSIVENIRLGLQILNKEFNSSQLVLLTTSDIPLVTSEAIDSFITDCEQEGEYSGYYPVIPEEVKQTAYPVAESTSVSLQNDIYTGGNLALVRPKLIISSIPLLKRIIDYRKNPLKMSWILGLKFASKLLFGRLSLGEIEAKVSELAGASCSAVVTDYPELGLDVDNSQDLKLIRDLISKE; this comes from the coding sequence ATGGAGTATAATGCAGTTTTGTTGGCTGGAGCTGAAAGTGGAGACTTGATGCCTGAAAAATCAAGAATAGATTATGAAGCTTTTATAGAGATAAACGGTAAAGCTATGATTAGTTATGTATTGGAAGCTTTGAATAATGCTGAAAAGGTAAATCAGATTATTGTTGTAGGGCCTAAAAGTAAAGAAGAATTTTTAACGGTTAAAGGAGCTGATTTAATTGTAGATGCTAAGGATAGTATAGTTGAGAATATAAGGTTGGGTTTGCAGATTTTAAATAAAGAATTTAACAGCAGTCAACTAGTCTTGCTTACCACGTCTGATATTCCGTTAGTAACTAGTGAGGCTATTGATAGCTTTATTACTGACTGTGAGCAAGAAGGAGAATACAGCGGATATTATCCTGTAATTCCTGAAGAGGTTAAGCAGACAGCTTATCCTGTAGCTGAAAGCACTTCAGTAAGTTTGCAGAATGATATCTATACCGGCGGTAATCTGGCCTTAGTTAGGCCTAAGTTGATTATTAGTTCTATTCCTCTGCTGAAGAGAATAATTGACTACCGCAAGAATCCTTTAAAGATGAGCTGGATACTTGGTTTAAAATTTGCTTCTAAGTTGCTTTTTGGCCGTTTGTCTTTAGGAGAAATAGAAGCTAAAGTTTCAGAATTAGCCGGTGCTTCCTGCAGTGCAGTTGTTACAGATTATCCTGAACTAGGTCTTGATGTTGATAATTCACAGGACTTAAAATTAATTCGGGATCTAATTAGTAAGGAGTAA
- the purR gene encoding pur operon repressor, whose protein sequence is MKLRRSERIVAITKILIDKPYRLFSLNHFTQKFDAAKSTISEDLSIIKRVLAAEDMGQIETISGAAGGVRFIPKKTAGDIEEVVTDLCQDLSDSDRILPGGFLYITDLIFSPETVMEIGKIFATQFAELDADYVITIETKGIPIALATARAMNLPVISIRKDNRVTEGSVVSINYVTGSSKKIETMSLSRRALSEESKVVIVDDFMKAGGTAKGMLDLLSEFKAEVLDIGVLMETAQPEKKLVSNYTSLIVVDKVDEEKQQVVVRPSNSILGKSD, encoded by the coding sequence ATGAAGTTAAGAAGAAGCGAACGGATTGTAGCAATTACTAAGATTTTAATCGATAAACCTTATAGATTATTCTCCTTAAATCACTTTACTCAAAAGTTTGATGCTGCTAAATCTACTATTAGTGAGGATCTGTCTATCATTAAGCGTGTTCTTGCTGCTGAAGATATGGGACAGATTGAAACTATCTCGGGGGCTGCTGGGGGAGTTAGATTTATTCCTAAAAAAACTGCTGGAGATATTGAAGAGGTTGTAACTGATTTATGTCAGGATTTGTCTGATTCTGACCGGATTCTCCCGGGCGGTTTTTTATATATTACTGATCTCATATTTTCACCAGAAACCGTTATGGAGATTGGAAAGATATTTGCCACTCAATTTGCTGAACTGGATGCTGATTATGTAATTACTATTGAGACTAAAGGAATCCCAATAGCTTTGGCTACAGCTCGGGCAATGAATCTACCAGTAATTAGTATTCGTAAGGATAACCGTGTTACAGAAGGATCAGTAGTCAGTATTAATTATGTAACCGGTTCATCAAAGAAGATCGAAACTATGTCTTTATCCCGCAGAGCCTTATCTGAAGAATCGAAAGTAGTAATTGTTGATGACTTTATGAAGGCTGGTGGAACTGCTAAAGGAATGCTGGATTTATTGAGTGAATTTAAAGCAGAAGTTTTAGATATTGGTGTCTTAATGGAGACAGCCCAGCCGGAAAAAAAATTAGTTTCTAACTATACGTCATTAATTGTAGTAGACAAAGTAGATGAAGAGAAGCAGCAAGTGGTAGTTAGACCTAGTAATTCCATTTTGGGTAAATCAGATTAG
- the ispE gene encoding 4-(cytidine 5'-diphospho)-2-C-methyl-D-erythritol kinase has product MKSKLQVTAQAKINLLLDVIGRRDDGYHKVEMVMQSIDLADRLEFTRLQKGIEIKVDHPEVPSGEENLVYQAVELLFDRYGLEGGLQVKINKEIPVAAGLAGGSTDAAAALVAVNKLWELGLSVEELQNLGAKLGADVPFCIKGGTLLATGIGTELKPLTPVQKLDLVLVNPPFSVSTAKVYQNFNLDTVKAHTNLDRMLAALKAKERSEVIAAADNLLAEVTMELYSELFELEKMLLNLGASKVLMSGSGPTMLGFVDNQSEAEKLAKQLRLQLLENYIIKPVQTACQGIAIKN; this is encoded by the coding sequence ATGAAATCTAAATTACAAGTAACTGCTCAGGCAAAGATAAATCTATTATTGGATGTTATAGGTAGACGGGATGATGGATATCATAAAGTAGAGATGGTTATGCAGAGTATAGATTTAGCTGATCGGTTAGAATTTACTCGGTTGCAGAAAGGGATTGAAATAAAGGTGGATCATCCGGAGGTACCTAGTGGAGAAGAGAATTTGGTCTACCAGGCAGTGGAATTACTGTTTGATCGATATGGTTTAGAGGGCGGTCTGCAGGTTAAGATAAATAAAGAGATTCCAGTAGCAGCCGGTTTAGCTGGGGGCAGTACTGATGCAGCAGCTGCTTTGGTAGCTGTTAATAAGCTCTGGGAGCTGGGGCTTTCCGTTGAAGAATTACAAAATTTAGGTGCTAAGTTAGGAGCAGATGTCCCTTTCTGTATTAAGGGAGGTACTTTATTGGCAACAGGTATCGGTACTGAATTAAAGCCTTTAACTCCAGTGCAGAAGTTAGATTTGGTTTTAGTTAACCCGCCTTTTTCTGTTTCCACTGCTAAAGTTTATCAGAACTTTAATTTGGATACGGTTAAGGCTCATACTAATTTAGATAGAATGCTTGCTGCGTTAAAAGCTAAGGAAAGGTCAGAAGTCATTGCTGCTGCGGATAACTTATTGGCTGAAGTAACTATGGAGCTTTATTCAGAGCTGTTTGAACTGGAGAAAATGCTTCTAAATCTAGGAGCTAGCAAGGTTTTGATGTCCGGAAGCGGTCCTACTATGCTCGGTTTTGTAGACAATCAATCAGAAGCTGAAAAGTTGGCTAAGCAGTTAAGACTACAGCTGCTAGAAAACTATATTATCAAACCGGTTCAGACTGCTTGTCAGGGGATTGCAATTAAGAATTAA
- a CDS encoding PRK06851 family protein — MNEGSIINFFPGGNTAQGFYSFYDYLPYEAEQVFIIKGGPGTGKSTFMKKIGERMIEEGYDIEFHWCSSDNNSLDGIVIKDLQVAFLDGTAPHLVDPENPGAVDEIINLGRYWDRKLLKEHKSEIKQLNNQIWNLFQLAYDDLAIAKSFYEKWKSNYIEALDPQKIEYKIKNLKAEIFNSTEIADKKGEERRLFASALTPQGPVNYLNNITKDIEKRYILKGKPGSGKAKLTEKIAKEALMQGYEVYFYHCAFDPEKIDTVIIPELNTALINGTPPHELNPNRKNDEVINMLDCIDQQIIDEFESNCLEAKENYEELISKAITKIAEAKSLHDDLEEYYIEAMNFTAIDNLRKEIITELLPTT, encoded by the coding sequence ATGAACGAAGGCAGTATAATTAATTTCTTTCCCGGCGGCAACACAGCACAGGGCTTCTATTCATTTTATGACTATTTACCATATGAAGCTGAACAGGTATTTATAATCAAAGGCGGCCCAGGAACAGGTAAGTCCACTTTTATGAAGAAGATTGGTGAAAGAATGATAGAAGAAGGCTATGATATTGAATTCCACTGGTGTTCATCAGACAATAATTCTTTAGATGGGATAGTAATTAAAGATCTACAGGTAGCCTTTCTAGACGGAACTGCTCCCCATCTAGTAGATCCTGAAAATCCAGGTGCAGTAGATGAAATTATAAATTTAGGCCGCTACTGGGACCGTAAACTGTTAAAAGAACATAAGTCTGAAATAAAACAGCTTAATAATCAGATCTGGAATTTATTCCAGCTGGCCTATGACGATTTGGCTATAGCCAAATCATTTTATGAAAAATGGAAATCAAATTACATAGAAGCACTGGACCCCCAGAAAATTGAATATAAAATCAAAAATCTGAAGGCTGAAATCTTTAATTCTACGGAAATTGCTGATAAAAAAGGAGAAGAAAGACGCCTCTTTGCTAGTGCTTTAACGCCTCAAGGGCCAGTAAATTATCTAAATAATATCACCAAAGATATAGAAAAACGGTATATTTTAAAGGGAAAGCCAGGCAGCGGCAAGGCTAAATTAACAGAAAAGATAGCCAAAGAAGCTTTAATGCAGGGCTATGAAGTTTATTTTTATCACTGTGCTTTCGATCCCGAAAAAATAGATACAGTTATTATTCCTGAACTAAATACAGCTTTAATCAATGGAACTCCGCCCCATGAATTAAATCCTAACCGCAAAAATGACGAAGTAATCAATATGCTAGATTGTATTGACCAACAGATAATTGATGAATTTGAATCTAATTGCCTGGAAGCAAAAGAGAATTATGAAGAATTAATCTCCAAAGCAATAACTAAAATTGCTGAAGCCAAAAGTCTCCATGATGATTTAGAAGAATATTATATCGAGGCTATGAATTTTACCGCTATTGATAATCTCAGAAAAGAAATAATAACCGAACTGTTACCAACAACCTAA
- a CDS encoding MerR family transcriptional regulator, with amino-acid sequence MADIDPDTPVYSIGVVKEMTGLTRRQIRYYEEEDLVKPARTDGNQRIYSENDIERLKEIKELLANGLNIAGIQKQLGKVSELEKEKQKKQQKKDIEFADKLSKVSTKKLSSLYPVSNRADLAKLLNEEENGIE; translated from the coding sequence ATGGCAGATATTGATCCTGATACTCCCGTCTATTCAATTGGAGTAGTAAAAGAGATGACCGGTTTGACTAGAAGACAGATTCGTTATTATGAGGAAGAGGATTTAGTGAAACCGGCCCGGACAGATGGCAACCAGCGGATTTATTCAGAGAATGATATAGAACGCTTAAAGGAAATTAAAGAATTACTGGCAAATGGTTTAAATATTGCTGGGATTCAAAAGCAGTTGGGAAAGGTTTCAGAACTGGAAAAGGAAAAGCAAAAGAAGCAGCAGAAGAAAGATATTGAATTTGCTGATAAGCTGTCTAAAGTTAGCACAAAAAAATTGAGTTCATTATATCCAGTTTCCAATAGGGCTGATTTAGCAAAACTGTTGAATGAAGAAGAAAATGGAATAGAGTGA